A section of the Gammaproteobacteria bacterium genome encodes:
- the tnpA gene encoding IS200/IS605 family transposase: MNEAENLSHTKWECKYHVVFIPKCRRQTLYAQLRRHLGEVLRRLAQQKESRIEAGHLMPDHVHMMIAIPPKYAVSQVIGYIKGKRAIHLARVYGERKRNFVGQHFWARGYFVSTVGRDEAVIRAYIRNQEREDQRLDQMNLWR, translated from the coding sequence ATGAACGAAGCTGAAAACTTAAGTCACACCAAGTGGGAGTGCAAGTACCACGTGGTATTCATCCCGAAGTGCCGCAGGCAGACGCTATATGCGCAGTTGAGGCGACACTTGGGGGAGGTCTTGCGCAGGTTAGCGCAGCAGAAGGAGAGTCGCATCGAGGCAGGGCACTTGATGCCGGATCATGTGCACATGATGATTGCGATCCCGCCGAAGTATGCGGTGTCGCAGGTGATCGGCTACATCAAAGGCAAGCGCGCGATCCATTTGGCGCGGGTGTATGGAGAGAGAAAGCGAAACTTCGTGGGTCAGCATTTCTGGGCCAGGGGGTACTTTGTCTCGACGGTAGGCAGAGATGAGGCCGTGATTCGAGCGTACATCCGAAACCAGGAGCGCGAGGATCAGCGCCTGGATCAAATGAACCTGTGGCGCTGA